CTGTTCCCAGCAGCTCCCCTAAACTGGCCCCCATGCGGTATTTGAGGCAGGATGGCCACCGTAGCTTCCCCCAGCAGCGACCACATCTCGCGTCTTCCCCAGCAGCGACCACATCTCGCGTCTTCCCCCAGCAGCGACCGCATCCCGCGTCCGAAACACGGAATCCTCTTTCTCCTGCTCCCTTTTCCAGACCTGCTCTTTCCTATATCCCATCTGTTTTGACGTGTAACCAAACGACACGTGAAGGTGGGCATATCATCTGCTACAATAGGAAGCTGCATGCGGGAGACCCTCCGCAAGCTGCTGGGAGCAGCTCTCCGATAGCAGTGCGGATCACGCGGACTCCAGGCCCGCCCGTTGCTGCGCTCTTTCCCTGGGAACAGCCTTACTGGAGAACATACCACAGCACTGCGCTCCACATGCGAATTGCCATCGCCGGAAAGATCGATCACTCCTGCCTCTCCCAACTACCGAACCTTCCTGGCTGTTCAGGGTGAAGTGGGTTAATGCAAGCACGCACCAACTCACCCGCGCCACCGCGCCGTGCGGGGCCTTATATACCAGCACGCCCCGACGGCCTTGCCGTTGCCCGTCGCCCACTCCGCACCATCCGGTTCGCGGGGAGATTGACAGGAGAACGCCGGCGCGACGCGCCGAACCGGCTTTCTCTCTCGGCTCGCGTGAAAAGCGCGGGAGCAGCCTCGTCGTTTCCCTCGTCTTCCGCCGCCGACGCTTCCCGTGATCATGATCCGGGAGATGGCAGTGGCAGGTCCACCCCGCGCCGCGCGGGGCCTCgccttcctctgcttcctgGTCTCGTGCGCCGCGCTCGCGGGAGCGAGCCGGCCGAGCCGGGAGGACCTCGACGTcagcctcggcggcggcgggggcgggggcgggggcgtcggcatcggcatcggcatcggtggcggcggcggcggccagggaggcagcagcagcagcccggcgccgtcgccgtcgggtCCCCGGCCGTGCGACTTCGAGAACGAGCGGCTGTACCGGGCGTACCTCGTGATCCAGCAGTTCAGGCAGACGGTGTCGTGCGACCCGATGGACATCACCCGCAGCTGGAGCGGCACCGACCTGTGCTCCAGCTACAAGGGCTTCTTCTGCGAGAGGCCGCCCAACGTCACGGACCGGACCATCGCGTCCGTCGACTTCAACGGCTACATGCTGCGCTCCGACTCCCTGCGGGACTTCGTCGGCAGCCTCCCGGACCTGGCGCTGTTCCACGCCAACTCCAACGACTTCGGCGGCGCCGTGCCGGCGCTGGGCGGCCTGCAGTACTTCTACGAGCTGGACCTGAGCAACAACAGGCTCGCGCCGGCCCCGTTCCCGGCCGACGTGCTGGGCCTCACCAACGCCACCTTCATCGACATCCGGTTCAACAGCTTCTACGGCGAGCTCCCCGCCGGCGTCTTCTGCAGGTTCCCGCGGATCCAGGCCATCTTCGTCAACAACAACCAGTTCTCCGGCAGCCTCCCGGACAACATCGGGCAGTCGCCGGTGAACTACCTCTCCCTAGCCAACAACAGGTTCACGGGGGAGATACCCAAGTCCATCGCCCGCAACGCCGGCACGCTCCTCGAGGTGCTCTTCCTCAACAACAGCCTCAGCGGGTGCCTCCCCTACGAGCTCGGCCTGCTCGAGAAGGCCACGGTCATCGACGCCGGCACCAACCGGCTCACCGGCACCATCCCGGCGTCGTTCGCGTGCCTGCGCAAGGTGGAGCAGCTAAACCTGGCGGACAACCTCCTCTACGGCGAGGTGCCCGATGCGCTCTGCCGGCTCGCGTTCGGCCGCCTCAAGAACCTCACGCTCTCCGGCAACTACTTCACGTCGCTCGGGTCCTGCTGCTGGGACCTGATCAAGGAGGGGAGGCTCAACGTCGACCGCAACTGCATCCAGTGGGCGCCCAACCAGCGCTCGCACGAGGAGTGCGCCAAGTTCCTCCGCCAGCCCAAGTCGTGCCCCGTCAGTGACTACGTGCCGTGCCGCCCCAAATACCGCGGCTCCGGCGAGCCGGCCGGCGCGGCcgcagaggaggaggacgcggcggcggtggagtaCAGGTACAGGACGTACTCGGCGCTGCATCCTTGAGGGCCCGACCCGGCCGGTCGGCGAGCGCACAGGTTGAAAAAAGCGCAGAGAGCTGTGCGTCTCGTGACCGTGAAACGACTGATCAGCCGATCGCGTGGCCCGTCGTGTTCGACGGGTTGTGTTGGTGTGTTGTGTCCCTGTCCAGCAAtgtttcccttctctctctgaTGATCAATCCACTGTTATGGCTCACTTAATTCAGAGCACCATGGCACCCTTTAATAAAGGAATCAAACGAATAACAGTATGAAATCGTGAGATTATAATGCCGCGATGCGCATCAGCGAAGGCAAGCATGGTGGGAAAATAAAACACAATCTGAAGAAAGCATAGTAAGATATAATAATAAGCAAAAACATACCAACGCATATGCCTATGACGTTAAAACCAGAAGCTTGCATTGATGCAGCGCTAGAATGTGCATTTCATGTTCATGGAGCAGAAGCTTATTACCCTCTGCGCAAACTGCTAAGACGCATGTTAGCAGCATTTGAAGTATCTAATAATTGATGAAGTACGAATAATAGGACCTCTAGAAAACTATTCGTGCAATTATATGTGTCTCCTTCCACTAGAAACTATGGGACGATCTCTGCTGGTTATAGCATCtctcgtgtgtgtgtgtgtgtgtgtattatATATAGAGTAAAATTGTCACCAAATATTATTAATTTTGGAGCAAACAGCATCAGTCTCCAGTTTAACAAACGGTACGGAAATCAAATCACACAAGCTAATCAACACATAGATATTTCATGAAAACATAGCGTCATCAGATGGTTTAATGTGGCACGCACACTTATTCTTGTGCATTTATTCTTAAACAACAGGTGCATGATAGTTTATAGGCTAGTTGTTGTCATGCAGGCTCCTCTTGAAAATCATACCCCCAAATCTAAATGAAACCAGGGGGTAGCTTATCCATCTCATGGAGCATCGGACGATATGCAACCGGTGAAGACCCCCTTCCTCTTCCCCTTgcccttcctcctcccctccccctccccctccccctccccatTCCCCTTCCCCTAATACTCCTGGTAGTACTCCCTGCAAAATATATTGGGTCAATAATAAGAGATCTCAAATATACCACTCAATGTTCAGCAAGATAATAAAATACCATATTTTTTTGCGTAAGTTCAACAGTAAACACTTCATATCATCATTTTAAATATACTAGATAATGCTCTTCTAACTATATTATTATTAACAACTGATATAAAAGGAATCCAGGTATATCTTTCAAGTCTATGATGTAAAGAATATTTTTTTGATAAGGTGACATAATATTGAAAATGCATTGTTCCAATCCATACCACCACTTTCAGCATCATCAGAGTCCACTGTTCTCTGCAACACCAAAGAAAGCATCAAAATAATATTCATCAAATAAATATAAAGAAATAAGTATGTGTATAATGAAAAGGAGAAATTCAAATGACACATTGTATTGTTGTTCAAAGTTGAAACTTTTCTAAATACCCACTATACATATATAAAAGGTGTCAGTTTACAATTTTTATTTTCAATTTATGCACTTGTGCTAACACAAAACTGCTGTTGGGAATTGAAACTCTGAACTTTATATTTGAGAAAACCAGATTTCCAACTTTAGAACATAGAAAAGGGAATCTACTAGTGGGTAAAAAAATACAAGTACCTTCGATAGAATTTTCTAGAAAAAAAATTAGTACCTTCTTATGCAGTTTTCTTCCTTCGAACATGTTTGCACCTTCTGACAATGCCTTTAGAAATGCTTCCACTTGAGGTTTCGAGCGAAACATCCTTGTGTATTCCCGATGAGAGTAGAACTACAGGAAAGAAATGTTACAAACTACAAGATTTGGGATTTTGCACCAACCATTCGTAAGTAAAATAACATATCAAGCTAATACATAATTAGTTAAACATGCTAGAATATACTCATATACAACACTATGCCTCGAGCTAGTAAAATACCACATACAATCAATTGTATGCAAGTTGGAGGATTCGTTGTTGACTTGGTGCCCAAATTGTAGCCCGATTGTGCGAATCACATTGTAATGCTGGTTGCTTTTTGATACGATAAAATATCTATCATAGTTAGATTGAATAATATAAGAAAGCCCGTTTATTGGAAATAGGACATTACTTGAAATTGCAATTTCCCTATGCTCGCATATGCGAAAGTTCAGTTTCCTAGCTCTTCATATTTTCTTCTAGTAATAATAAAGCTTTTAGGGTTATGGACACTTCCTAATTATCCATTTGATCTATGGTGCAGGGATAGCTTTCGCATTAGCAAAGGCATAGCCTATACATATGAACATTGTAATTCAATTTGGTTGTTCATGAGTTATTCCACTTGATCACCATGTATCAAAAGGGGTTGTTATACTCTCCCATACTCTTTCATTTTATGAAGCTTTCCTTTTTGTTATTGTCACACTTCATCAATGCTAATTGGTGCAATGTCAGATGCGTCATGCGTGTGAAACCACCCATTTGAGTTTGGTCGTTTCATTGACTGTTTGTGCGAGTTCCATTGACCCATTTAAGGTTACCATCTCCCACCCACAAGAACTTTTTCCTATACTTGTCAACAAATTCAAGGACCTCCTTTGTAGTGCTCAAGGTTGCCAGGAGGTAGACCAGTTTGGAAGAGAGGGTTGACTTCATCAACATTGCCCTCCCTACTGCTTGCGTCTCGTTGCGATCCCCACCACCTTGACAAGCTAGTTGTAGCCTTATTGGTGAGTGGGTAGAAGTCAACTTTCTATAATCGCTTGATGCTAAGTGACAATCTGAGGTACTTGATTGAGAAGTTCACTCACGCCGGGGGAAATCCTCCAGGATATCTTCCAGATCAAGGGCTTATGACATATTGGCACCACTGAGGATTGTTGCACATTTGTTTGGAGTCCTGTTACATCGTCGAAGAGCTAGAGAAGATGTTTCAAAGTGGTCACTTCATGCTTAGCTGTCTTTTGGAAAATGACCGCATCATCAGCATACTTGGAGACAAGCAGCCTTGCGTGGTTTCTAGTGACCTGGTTCAAGATGCCTGCCTTAGTGGCCAGGCTGAGGATGCGCTACAGCGGGTCAATGCAAGGATGAAGATGAGTGGCGAGAGCGGGTCTCCTTGTCTTAGTCCTCGACCATGGGCAATTAGACATCCCAGAATGCCATTAAGCAACACCCGTGATGAGGCAAtggagaaggatgtggcaaTCTAGTCCCGCCATCTTTGGCGGGAGGGGGGGAGCATAAGTGGTAGTAAATAATCCCAGTGAAACAAGTTGAACACTTTGGAGATGTCTAGCTTTATCAACATTATCGTCGTTTTGTTCTTGTGGAAGCACCTTATCGAGCTACGAACATAGAAGAAGTTATTATGGATCTTATGACCATGAATAAAAGCACTTTGGCTTTGGGAAATGATATCGTGCATCGTTGGTGCTAGGCGTAGGGACATAATCTTAGTGAACAGCTTCACCATGCTACGAATGAGACTGACCAACCTATAGTATGTGATCTTGTCTGCGGCTTATTTCTTTGGTATTAGGATGTTGGCTGAGTTCAGAAGGTCGAGATTTTAACAACGGAGGTCATAAATGGAGTTAATGGTTGTCACTAGGTCTCCTTTGATGATCTCCCAATGGGTCTGGAAGAAATTCCAGTGAAGCCGTCTGGCCCCGACGCCTTGTCCGACGGTGTCAGGGAGATGGCCTTCAAGATTTCCTATTTTGTAAAAGGCACACATAAGTGGGAGAGATTATAGTGATGTATATTCAGGGCATCCCAAACGAAACCTCTCATTTGTACCTGTGGAGATCCCAAGATGAAGATGTACTCATTGACCATAGAGGCTTTATCATCATGCGATATAGCCCATCCGCACTCATTTTATAAATGCCAGATACGGGTTTTCCTCATGCATGTGTTCATTTTTAGATGGAAAAATCTCGTGTTTGTATCACCCCCTTTAGGTTAGTGATCCTAGAGGCCTATCTTTTCCTAGCCCTCTCAATGACAACAAGTCCCATAACTCGATGTTTGAGACCTTTTCTCACTTGGAACTCAGCATTAGATAGTTCCCTACTTTCTTGAGCAATATCCAGCTACTTGATTATTTCCAAGGCCATGTGTAGTTTTTGTTTGTTCTTCAACATGATAGACTAGCTCCATTTTTGCAAATATCATGCTGTTTTAGCAAGCTTGTGGTGTAGGACGCGACCCCGGTTGAGTGTGTGTTGTTGGTTTGTGCCAAACACTTCAAATTTCATCCATAAATCTAGGTATTTTAGTCAAAAAAATTCTCAAAGTGGAAGGCCGCGGTTGACACAAGCCAATCGAATTGGAGAGGAGAAGCAGGCAGTGATCAGAGAGGGTGGTGGCAAGTGCTTGCACGCCATGTTGTTCAAATTAAGTTGAAATCACCGAGGACTAACCATTTATGGCCATCCGGGGGCTATATGTTTCTCAATTCTTTTAGAAAGGTAGGTTTGTGGTTATCAGTGGATGGCATAAAAACTGTGATGATGAATGAGGTGGTGCATTCCTTCATTACCATTAGGCACTAAGGCTTGGATATCCTTCAGTTCAATATAGTTGTCATTCTAATTTAACAAGATGCCTCATTTGGTGCCACAGGATGCCTCCCCTAGTGCCAGTTGCACGTCCGTAGCTGGAATTGTTGTGTTTTTAGACTCCGAAGATGGCAACCAAACCTCCATAAATGAAAGTCAAGTTGGTCTCTACAAGACATGCAAGATGGCAAAAGCTTGAAGCCAACATTTCGTGCATACTTATACAACGACATCAAGCTTTGGCATTGCCATAGCAACAACAATGGACTCAGTGGTGCCAAACCAGTGAAGAAGCACCGCTAGACTATAGGATTGCACAGAACAAGCATACTTGATGAGGATCAAGTGAGCCACCAATTAATAGAAGATATCATAGATAGATACTGATACCATCAAATGCACATGAAGTTCTAGACAAAGCCATAGCAAATTTGCACGAGCGACAACGATGAGCTcagaactgaactacaaattgTAGATTACATGACTAAGGGAGATGACATGAAGGAAGACATTGAAGCACTGAACTTTGGCATCAAGCAGTTACACATCAGCCTCAACAGTCGCTGTTTGCAGCTCTTCAATCTCACTGCCAACTGGCTCATCCATCACCACTTCTATCTGAGGTGCAAATTTGTCATGTGGGCCGAAGAGTATAGTGAGGGCCGCGGTGACGTGAGGTGGGAGCAGATCGCTGAACATGGTAATGTAGCTGTTCATGACTTCCTGGAGTGGCGCGTGCTCTTCTTCGAGTAGGTCGAAGTGACAACACAGGTTGATCGATTCGTACCTTCTTCACTACGGGTGCAGCTAATTTCTGCACCAGCCTAGCACTTCTGCACACCTTGGACATGTTGTAGATTCAGAGGCAATGAGTTTGCACTGTGCGCAATACCTTAGGCCACTCTTGCAGGATCGGCCTGGGGCGTGGTGAAGAATACATCTAGCCTTTAGCCGAGGAGGGGCTTGGAATGCCACCATGTCACGTTTGGGACCGCAGGTATTCATGGGTGGCATCTCAATTGGCGAGTGTGGCGAGAGCACCCGCACAGATGAGGGATGTCTGGCAGCGGCCTCTCAAGCAACAATGTGGCCGGAAGTTGTAACTTGGTTGAGCTTTATTGCACATGGCTTAAAGATTTCTCTTTCAAGTGATCTTATTTCCTGCTACTTCATGAAGTCTTTGTCTTGGTCTATGCAAATCCCTGTGACAAATATGCCCAACTTTATTGAAGTGTGATCACCATTGGAGATAATTAATGCCAATTAAACCACTTTATAGATTAAGAGGTAATTTCACAAGGGATATTTACATGcattatatctaatttaatcCATCTATTAACAATATCATTATTTTTTTCTTAGAGCATGAGTTTAGTGATATGCTTGTTCATGCTTTTgcttttagatttttttttgggTTGGGGGGGTGGGCTATAAACCTAAAGAAACACAATGGTTTTGGGTCTATAATTTTCAAAAGCTAAAGTATTGAAAGGCTCCAATTGGACTACAACCCAGAAGACAAACAAATTTTGTGATTCCCTAATGCAGTTATCTTGGACACCATAGAGTTCACAAAAAATTAGCCACTATTGTGGGCTGCAAGCCATCCTAGGCTCCAGGATGGTGCCTTGTCGGGATAAGTCACTAGTGACGTGTTTCATCTCAACATGTCACTAATGTGATGTTAGAGACGTGTTCTATTTCCACATCACTCAAAGGTGGGCCCAGCATTGGTAGAGTGGgtattcaaaaactcaaaatctaCAAATAATTAGCTGTTTCAACCCTATTTTTTAGCATGTATACTTTTTAGTACCATTTATCATTAAGAATAATGGGTATTCAATGAATACCCTTGAATACTTCTAGACCTGCCCCTGACGGCACTAGATTGGGTGTGTTCTTTCTTGATTTTTGACTTAGTATTGCAGTCATCCTAGATACCAGAGTTCATGCAAATTATCCACTACTACCAATAAATAAGTTCCTCAAGTAattttcttttccccctctgACCTGCCATTCAACAATTCGTCCTCTGAAATCTTTTCTCACTGTGCAACTCTTTCCCCAATGTTGTGCACCGTTGTTCCTCAAGAATTTAATCAGCTGCCACACATCAGTGGCCGTACCCATGCTGGTCCCTTTAATGATTGAAGTAACCCACGGGCACAGTATCATCCAATGATGGCACCACCCCAGCTTTTTCCTAACATGGTGTCCTAGGTGTCACATGTTATCAACTTAATAGTGGTCCCCAAAATTCTTCTAACTCATGCCTATAGTGTGTAACGCATGACTATTGTGAGTTGCCTAACCCCATATACAAGCTGCAGCAGCTTTAACAGAATAAGTATCTCAAGTGCATAAGACAAAATGTGCTTTTGTGAAAGTGACTTTGGAAAAGTAGCTTCTCACGAGCACAACGCAGAAACAATATTTTGCAAAAGTGCCTTTACATGAAAGTTTAAAATTTAAGTAAAAATCCTAAGTTTTTGCATACATTACAAATATAATTATATGGCACATAGCAAGCAGAAAAGGTAGGCTACCTACAGATGCAAAAAATTGTTATAGTCTAAACAACTTCATTTTAGATAGAACTTAGAGGTTTGTTGCATCTCTGTACATCTAAATCCCTATAGAACTTTACTCTAACTCATATTTTGCAATATTTTACCATAAAACTTTATATATTGATTATTGTATGAATATTCATAATTAACTAGTCTTTTTAACAAGGTCTATTACTCTATTCATTGTGTATCACACACCTATCTAGGGACATAGATTCAAGTGCTCTTATCCATCGGACATTAACTCTACCTCCATTAATGCTTGTTATTGGAAACTACACCTACCAATACTTCTCCAAAAACAAATAGCTAGAATGAAAGAGCGATTTCCATAGGCAGTTGAAAACTTCAAGATACAACAAAACTTTAATCACTTACCCAATCATGCCGTCCATCTGGCCTTTCCTTTTGGAATGCCTTCCAATCTTCAACGTTGCACAGAGGATGTTCCTCCATCCATATAGGTGTTGGAACTTCCTTTAGCCCCAAGAAAACATCATTGGCGCTTGAATCTTCCATTGAACTTAGCTCGCTTGGGGATTGGCTAGTTGTAGGTACTAGAAGAGAGTAAGGGAATATAAATAATGAAGACTAGTGTGCTACTGAAGGGAAGAGCTGAATATAtagaggaagaaaggagaaCTAGATTTGGTCCTACTCTATTTTCAATTAATTTAAtacaaaattttaaaaaataaaatattccCATATAGGACTCGTCTCTACTAGGCGATTTTATAGTATTTATTACATAGCTATTATTTGGTTGTATCCTGCTTTGTTTGGATCTCCACCATGATTACTAGGTTTGTACTCACAACACGTAACCTATCCTATGAATTGAAAGTTGATTTTGTAGATATACCATCATTTATTTTTGTTGCTACAATCAATACGCTTTATGGTATCAAGCTAAGCCCAATCTAACTATAATATATCATATCTATACAATTAATTACTACAAATATTATTTAGTTCCTCAAAATATCTCTCCATATTCATCTAGATCATTGAAATAGGATTTATTTATAAGCAATATACAAAAATTTCTTGTTTGGAGCCCTGCAATCACGGTTGGAAGACACAATTTATATCTAATCGATGGTTGTATGTACTGAAAGTTGGTAGTAGCTCATCATTTACTTTTGGTTTCCGATACTATAGATATTAGTGAAGCCAAATCTATGGTAGCCAAATCTATGGTATCTATACAATCCATCCCTACTAACATTATTTAATTTCTTAAAAGATAACTCCACGTTCACTCACACTCTCGCAAACAAGCAATCATTATTTCTTTTTATAATCAATACTATGCACTCTTTACAGCCAAATATAAAATCTATAATATCTATATAAATTATCCTCACTAACTTATTTCCTCAAAAATCTCTCAACATTCATCCACATCATTTAAAATAAGATAACTAGGAATGAAAATGGAAAGAAAAGTTCTCATTTCCGTTTGTCTGTTTTTCTGTTACATTTGCATTAAAAAAGGAATATGATAGAAAAATTTGGAAAAATGACGGGAACGAGGCGGGAAACAAGGGGGCGTATATCTCACTCGTATTAGTAGGATCCCAGTTTTTATTCCTAATCGACCTGTATCCATCCCGTTTTCAATCTATCGAAGATAGGTCAATCCTAAAGGCCTCAATGGCTTAGCCCAAGAGCAAATTGCAGACATAATGCCTATGCAAACTGCATTG
The sequence above is drawn from the Panicum hallii strain FIL2 chromosome 7, PHallii_v3.1, whole genome shotgun sequence genome and encodes:
- the LOC112900400 gene encoding uncharacterized protein At4g06744-like — encoded protein: MIREMAVAGPPRAARGLAFLCFLVSCAALAGASRPSREDLDVSLGGGGGGGGGVGIGIGIGGGGGGQGGSSSSPAPSPSGPRPCDFENERLYRAYLVIQQFRQTVSCDPMDITRSWSGTDLCSSYKGFFCERPPNVTDRTIASVDFNGYMLRSDSLRDFVGSLPDLALFHANSNDFGGAVPALGGLQYFYELDLSNNRLAPAPFPADVLGLTNATFIDIRFNSFYGELPAGVFCRFPRIQAIFVNNNQFSGSLPDNIGQSPVNYLSLANNRFTGEIPKSIARNAGTLLEVLFLNNSLSGCLPYELGLLEKATVIDAGTNRLTGTIPASFACLRKVEQLNLADNLLYGEVPDALCRLAFGRLKNLTLSGNYFTSLGSCCWDLIKEGRLNVDRNCIQWAPNQRSHEECAKFLRQPKSCPVSDYVPCRPKYRGSGEPAGAAAEEEDAAAVEYRYRTYSALHP